One Acidobacteriaceae bacterium genomic region harbors:
- the kdgD gene encoding 5-dehydro-4-deoxyglucarate dehydratase, with amino-acid sequence MARMAPKELAKKIGEGLLSFPVTHFTDDFAFNEAAYREHIEWLLQHAPAGLFAAGGTGEFFSLTLPEFRSVVAAAVQQTSGRVPVVAGCGYGTAIARQFAQEAEAVGADGLLLLPPYLVNSEPAGLIAHVEAVCSSTQLGVIFYNRDNAILNESAIERLCERCPNLVGFKDGVGDIELMTRIYARLGDRLTYVGGLPTAETFALPYLEMGVTTYSSAIFNFLPEFAQSFYQAVRRRDRDEVFKQLRELVLPYIEIRNRRKGYAVSIVKAGMRAVGRPAGPVRSPLMDLDQSEMNALSRLVAGRS; translated from the coding sequence ATGGCCAGGATGGCTCCGAAGGAGCTTGCAAAGAAGATTGGTGAAGGGCTGCTGTCTTTCCCGGTGACCCACTTCACTGACGACTTCGCGTTCAATGAAGCTGCCTATCGTGAGCACATCGAATGGCTGCTGCAGCACGCGCCCGCCGGTCTCTTTGCCGCAGGGGGCACCGGAGAGTTCTTCTCGCTCACATTACCGGAGTTCAGGAGTGTTGTTGCAGCAGCTGTTCAGCAGACGAGTGGACGTGTTCCCGTAGTCGCGGGCTGCGGATACGGCACCGCTATCGCCAGGCAGTTTGCGCAAGAGGCGGAGGCAGTTGGCGCGGATGGTCTTTTACTGTTGCCTCCCTATCTCGTGAACAGTGAGCCCGCGGGACTGATAGCCCATGTGGAGGCCGTATGCTCGTCGACACAACTTGGCGTGATCTTCTACAACCGTGACAACGCGATCCTGAACGAGTCTGCGATTGAGCGCCTTTGTGAGCGCTGCCCGAACCTGGTTGGATTCAAAGACGGCGTTGGAGACATTGAGTTGATGACGCGCATCTACGCGAGGCTCGGCGACCGGTTGACTTATGTTGGTGGACTTCCTACAGCCGAGACTTTTGCATTGCCGTATCTCGAGATGGGAGTGACGACGTATTCGTCCGCGATCTTCAATTTCCTGCCTGAGTTTGCGCAATCGTTCTATCAAGCTGTTCGGCGGCGCGATCGAGACGAGGTATTCAAGCAGTTGCGCGAGCTCGTTCTTCCGTATATCGAGATCCGCAATCGGCGAAAAGGCTATGCGGTCTCGATTGTGAAGGCAGGCATGCGGGCCGTCGGGCGACCCGCCGGCCCAGTGCGGTCGCCGCTTATGGACCTGGATCAAAGCGAGATGAATGCGCTGAGCCGTCTGGTTGCC